A window from Erythrolamprus reginae isolate rEryReg1 chromosome 11, rEryReg1.hap1, whole genome shotgun sequence encodes these proteins:
- the SCN1B gene encoding sodium channel regulatory subunit beta-1, with protein sequence MAAPRPVSLLLGLALVTLCRAGCVEVDSETEAVVGGTFKIRCISCKKRSETEAEAFTEWFFKEEGTTDLIKILRYDFYDKLTTYDPRFEDLVRWNGTKNIADLQDVSIFILNVTFEHAGEYICSVNRTLHFDNDFSYNIIVNKTIILDVVEKANRDMASIVSEIMMYVLIVVLTIWLVAEMIYCYKKIAAATEAAAQENASEYLAITSESKENCTGVQVAE encoded by the exons TGACCTTGTGCCGAGCTGGCTGCGTGGAGGTGGACTCAGAAACGGAGGCTGTCGTCGGCGGGACTTTCAAGATCCGTTGCATCTCGTGCAAGAAGCGTAGTGAAACAGAGGCAGAAGCCTTTACTGAATGGTTCTTCAAAGAAGAGGGCACCACCGACTTGATCAAG ATTCTTCGCTATGATTTCTATGATAAGCTCACTACATATGACCCTCGCTTTGAAGATCTAGTGAGGTGGAATGGTACCAAGAACATTGCAGATTTGCAGGATGTCTCAATTTTCATCCTGAATGTGACTTTCGAACACGCAGGGGAGTACATCTGCAGTGTCAACCGCACACTCCATTTTGACAACGATTTCTCCTACAACATCATAGTCAACAAAACCATCATCCTTGACGTGGTTGAAAAAG CCAATCGGGATATGGCATCTATTGTCTCCGAAATCATGATGTACGTCCTCATTGTTGTCCTGACCATCTGGCTGGTAGCGGAGATGATCTATTGCTACAAGAAGATCGCTGCAGCGACAGAGGCAGCTGCTCAAGAAAATGC TTCTGAATACTTAGCCATCACATCGGAAAGTAAAGAAAACTGCACAGGGGTGCAGGTAGCTGAATAG